A part of Limihaloglobus sulfuriphilus genomic DNA contains:
- a CDS encoding ArsR/SmtB family transcription factor, whose translation MFRYFNVMNPKITNNKEPLELLGDDALVLASECLRVMGHPTRIRIVEVLLQGEFTVGEVARICRLPAHQTTGHLRLMKNAGLLNSKRSGRSVYYSISDPRLPGLINCIRTNCQCNKQNQEI comes from the coding sequence ATGTTTAGATATTTTAATGTCATGAATCCCAAAATAACAAACAACAAAGAGCCTCTCGAATTACTTGGAGATGATGCACTGGTTCTGGCATCGGAATGTCTTCGCGTGATGGGACATCCTACCCGCATCCGTATTGTAGAAGTACTGTTGCAGGGTGAGTTTACCGTCGGCGAGGTAGCCCGTATATGCCGTTTGCCGGCGCATCAGACAACAGGGCATCTGCGTCTGATGAAAAACGCCGGCCTTTTGAACAGTAAACGTTCCGGCCGAAGTGTATATTACTCCATATCCGACCCGAGGCTTCCCGGGCTGATAAACTGTATAAGAACGAATTGTCAATGTAACAAACAAAACCAGGAGATATAA
- a CDS encoding L-ribulose-5-phosphate 4-epimerase has protein sequence MLEKLKEEVFQANMRLYQSGLVLFNWGNVSGIDQEKSLVAIKPSGVDYDTMRPEDIVIIDLWGKVIWGELNPSSDTETHLELYRNFEHIGGICHTHSKSATAWAQARRGIPCFGTTHADAFYGEVPVTEPLTEEQIADEYELNTGRVIVEKFNDADIGPSQMPAVLVAHHGPFTWGKNADDAVKNAIILEECADIALKTISLNHAVEQISRPLLDKHYQRKHGKNAYYGQG, from the coding sequence ATGCTTGAGAAGCTCAAAGAAGAAGTGTTCCAGGCTAACATGCGGCTGTACCAAAGCGGCCTTGTGCTGTTCAATTGGGGCAACGTCAGCGGCATTGACCAGGAAAAGAGCCTTGTCGCGATAAAGCCCAGCGGCGTAGATTATGATACGATGCGACCGGAGGATATCGTTATCATCGATCTATGGGGCAAAGTGATTTGGGGTGAGCTTAACCCTTCTTCCGACACAGAGACACACCTGGAACTGTACAGAAACTTCGAACATATAGGCGGAATCTGCCACACACATTCAAAATCCGCAACTGCCTGGGCACAGGCCCGCCGCGGCATACCCTGCTTCGGCACCACACACGCAGACGCATTCTACGGAGAGGTGCCGGTAACCGAACCGCTGACTGAGGAGCAGATCGCCGACGAATATGAGCTGAACACCGGCAGGGTCATCGTTGAAAAATTCAACGATGCGGATATTGGCCCATCACAGATGCCGGCAGTTCTCGTTGCTCACCACGGCCCGTTCACATGGGGCAAAAACGCTGATGATGCAGTAAAAAACGCGATTATACTCGAAGAATGCGCTGATATCGCCCTAAAGACAATCTCCCTAAACCACGCCGTGGAGCAAATTTCCCGGCCCCTGCTGGACAAACATTATCAGAGAAAACACGGCAAAAACGCCTACTACGGCCAGGGGTGA
- a CDS encoding ribulokinase, producing MAFTIGLDYGTNSVRCLIVDISNGNELGSSVYEYETGEAGIVLDPGDHNLARQNPADYIKGIEVTIAGALKEAAKTQGFDPKEIIGIGIDTTGSTPMPVDKNGTPLSFDPRFADNPNAMAWLWKDHTAYAEAAEITELAKKKHPEYLTKCGGTYSSEWFFSKILHCLRTDEAVFDAAYTWYEYCDWLPALLTGNTSPDKIKMSRCAAGHKAMFNNEWGGLPAKDFLAELDPKLGELRDRLYEQSYSVDTAAGTLTNEWARKLGIPAGIPVAVGAFDAHLGAVGSGVGPGKMVQVIGTSSCDLLVWDSSTPLEDIPGVCGVVDGSVLPGYFGIEAGQSAVGDIFNWFVSYIQPGGPESAKHRLLDEEAEKLKPGQTGLLALDWNNGNRCVLVDQRLTGLLVGQTLHTRAVDIYRALVEATAFGALTIINRIEEYGVKINEVINCGGIAEKSSVVMQIYADVTNREMKVSGSSQTCALGSAIAAAVVAGSSSGGYDSFADAQAAICTVKEKTYKPIPENVAVYADLYRLYKQLHDGFGIKGHSADISNVMKELLDIKESANA from the coding sequence ATGGCTTTCACAATCGGACTTGATTACGGCACCAATTCGGTACGGTGCTTGATAGTAGATATTTCAAACGGAAATGAACTTGGCTCAAGTGTTTACGAGTACGAAACCGGAGAAGCCGGGATTGTTCTCGACCCGGGCGACCATAATCTCGCCAGGCAGAATCCGGCTGATTATATAAAGGGAATCGAAGTAACAATCGCCGGCGCGCTCAAGGAGGCCGCGAAAACACAAGGCTTTGACCCTAAAGAAATTATAGGCATCGGCATCGACACCACCGGCTCAACACCCATGCCCGTAGATAAAAACGGCACCCCCCTCTCGTTTGACCCGAGATTCGCCGACAACCCAAACGCCATGGCCTGGCTGTGGAAAGACCATACCGCTTACGCCGAAGCCGCCGAAATCACAGAACTTGCAAAAAAGAAACACCCCGAATACCTCACCAAATGCGGCGGCACCTACTCAAGCGAGTGGTTTTTCAGCAAAATCCTGCACTGCCTGCGAACTGACGAGGCAGTTTTCGACGCGGCTTATACCTGGTATGAATACTGCGACTGGCTGCCCGCCCTGCTGACGGGCAACACCTCGCCGGATAAGATAAAGATGAGCCGCTGCGCCGCCGGCCACAAGGCAATGTTTAACAATGAATGGGGCGGCCTGCCGGCAAAAGATTTCCTCGCAGAGCTGGACCCCAAACTCGGCGAGCTGAGGGACAGACTCTACGAACAGAGCTATTCTGTTGACACTGCTGCCGGCACACTGACAAACGAATGGGCCCGGAAGCTGGGAATCCCCGCCGGCATACCGGTCGCGGTTGGAGCCTTTGATGCGCACCTTGGAGCTGTTGGCTCTGGTGTGGGCCCTGGCAAGATGGTACAGGTAATCGGCACAAGCAGCTGCGATTTGCTGGTATGGGATTCGTCAACACCGCTTGAAGATATTCCCGGCGTTTGCGGCGTGGTTGACGGTTCTGTGCTGCCGGGCTATTTCGGCATCGAAGCCGGCCAGTCCGCCGTTGGTGATATATTCAACTGGTTTGTAAGTTATATTCAGCCCGGCGGGCCGGAATCGGCTAAACACAGATTACTCGACGAAGAAGCTGAAAAGCTAAAGCCGGGACAGACGGGCCTGCTTGCGCTTGACTGGAACAACGGCAACCGCTGCGTGCTTGTTGACCAGCGGCTTACCGGCCTTCTGGTCGGACAGACCCTGCACACCCGCGCAGTTGATATTTACCGGGCACTGGTCGAGGCAACGGCATTTGGTGCATTGACAATAATCAACCGCATCGAAGAATACGGTGTGAAAATCAATGAGGTGATAAACTGCGGCGGCATCGCGGAGAAAAGCTCTGTGGTAATGCAGATTTACGCCGACGTAACTAACCGTGAGATGAAGGTTTCCGGCTCATCGCAGACATGCGCACTCGGCTCGGCCATCGCGGCGGCAGTTGTCGCCGGAAGCAGCAGCGGCGGATACGACAGCTTCGCAGACGCACAGGCTGCTATCTGCACAGTCAAGGAAAAGACCTACAAGCCAATACCTGAAAACGTTGCTGTATATGCTGATTTGTACAGACTTTACAAGCAGCTTCATGACGGATTCGGGATCAAGGGCCACTCGGCTGATATTTCAAATGTGATGAAAGAGCTGCTGGACATAAAAGAAAGCGCCAACGCCTGA
- a CDS encoding FAD-dependent oxidoreductase, whose protein sequence is MSENLKIVIVGGVAGGASTAARCRRLSETAEIHLFERNSYISFANCGMPYYISGVISDRKEMNVQSIAGMEKRYRVNVRCGCEVTSIDRENKTITYTEIESGTQAHQQYDKLVLSPGAEIFRPPLPGGDNPRVMSLRNLEDMDRIKLAAEKYADKPAIVIGGGYIGLEMAESLRERGMEVMLVELADQVFVAADREMAAPLHKELRKHGIDLRLRTSLTSVKENGDELEVTLNDGSKARCGMVIMAVGVRPEVKLAKEAGIEIGGLGGIAVNENMQTSDPDIYAVGDAVEVTNFVTKTKALIPLAGPANRQGRIAADNIFGRKSTYKGTQGTSVCKIFDQTIAMTGANEKQLKKLGIPYEKIYVHPLNHAGYYPGATPVHLKLLFDSCDGRVLGAQAVGLKGIEKRIDVIAVAIRAGMTAEDLSELELSYAPPYGSAKDPVNFAGFVANNVVIGDMDVCHTDEILELDEERQILLDVRTPKEIEAGTLPGATAIPVDQLRDRIDELDKGKDVLVSCRMGLRGYIATKILNQNGFKARNYTGGYLTYQQATADK, encoded by the coding sequence ATGTCTGAAAACCTCAAGATAGTAATTGTCGGCGGAGTTGCCGGCGGAGCTTCGACCGCGGCACGCTGCAGGCGGCTCAGCGAAACGGCAGAAATTCACTTATTCGAAAGAAACAGCTACATATCGTTTGCCAACTGCGGTATGCCCTATTACATTAGCGGGGTTATATCTGACCGCAAAGAGATGAATGTCCAGTCAATCGCCGGCATGGAAAAACGTTACAGGGTCAATGTAAGGTGCGGCTGTGAAGTAACTTCTATCGATCGAGAAAATAAAACAATAACCTATACCGAGATCGAGTCCGGCACACAGGCCCATCAGCAGTATGATAAACTGGTGCTAAGCCCCGGCGCGGAAATTTTCAGACCGCCGCTTCCCGGCGGTGACAACCCGCGGGTTATGTCGCTGCGAAACCTGGAAGATATGGACAGAATAAAACTGGCCGCGGAAAAATACGCTGATAAGCCGGCAATAGTTATAGGCGGGGGGTATATAGGACTTGAGATGGCGGAATCTCTGCGTGAACGCGGCATGGAAGTGATGCTGGTAGAGCTTGCCGACCAGGTGTTCGTCGCCGCGGACCGTGAGATGGCGGCACCGCTGCACAAGGAGCTGCGTAAGCACGGTATTGACCTGAGGCTGCGAACGTCACTGACCTCTGTAAAAGAAAACGGAGATGAGCTGGAGGTAACACTCAACGACGGATCAAAGGCACGCTGCGGCATGGTTATAATGGCGGTAGGTGTTCGGCCCGAGGTAAAACTGGCAAAAGAGGCCGGCATTGAAATCGGCGGTCTCGGCGGGATTGCCGTAAATGAGAATATGCAGACCAGCGATCCTGATATTTATGCCGTCGGTGATGCTGTAGAGGTAACAAACTTCGTTACAAAAACCAAGGCACTCATACCGCTTGCGGGGCCGGCAAACCGGCAGGGCAGAATTGCCGCGGATAACATTTTCGGACGTAAAAGCACATACAAGGGTACGCAGGGCACTTCGGTCTGTAAGATATTTGACCAGACAATAGCCATGACCGGAGCCAACGAGAAACAGCTCAAAAAGCTCGGCATACCCTATGAAAAAATCTATGTGCATCCTCTCAACCACGCCGGCTATTATCCCGGGGCAACGCCGGTGCACCTCAAGCTGCTCTTTGACTCGTGCGACGGCAGGGTTCTCGGTGCTCAGGCGGTCGGGCTCAAAGGCATCGAAAAACGTATTGACGTCATCGCCGTTGCCATTCGCGCCGGCATGACCGCGGAGGATCTCAGCGAGCTTGAGCTTTCCTACGCCCCGCCATACGGTTCGGCAAAGGATCCGGTAAACTTCGCGGGCTTTGTTGCTAACAATGTTGTGATTGGGGATATGGATGTCTGCCACACTGACGAGATTCTCGAACTCGATGAAGAACGCCAGATACTTCTGGATGTACGCACGCCAAAAGAAATAGAGGCCGGCACGCTTCCAGGAGCTACCGCGATTCCGGTTGACCAGCTGCGGGACCGGATTGATGAGCTCGATAAGGGCAAAGATGTTCTCGTTTCCTGCAGGATGGGCCTGCGTGGTTACATCGCGACGAAAATACTCAATCAGAACGGCTTCAAAGCCAGAAACTACACCGGCGGATATCTGACATATCAGCAGGCGACAGCGGATAAATAG
- the ilvE gene encoding branched-chain-amino-acid transaminase: MSLKIWINNKLVDEKDAVISVFDHGLLYGDGVFEGIRVYNGKIFKEQEHLVRLYESADAIRLQIALNIEEMSKAMNETVKANGIKQGYIRLIITRGIGTLGLDPFICKDASIIIIADNVQLYPKELYDKGLKVISSSVIRNHPMSLSPQIKSLNYLNNIMAKIEATDSGMLEAIMYNHEGYVAEATGDNIFIVKNGTIFTPPVSSGSLNGITRATVIELSDELGYDVVEQNLTRFDLYTADEVFLTGTAAEVIGIVEIDGRKIGDGAPGEITKELKDQFFKYASGE; this comes from the coding sequence ATGAGCTTAAAGATATGGATAAACAACAAACTTGTTGACGAAAAAGACGCTGTAATCTCAGTTTTTGACCACGGGCTTTTATATGGTGACGGTGTTTTTGAGGGAATCCGTGTTTATAACGGCAAAATTTTCAAGGAACAGGAGCATCTTGTGCGGCTGTACGAATCCGCCGACGCAATCAGGCTGCAGATTGCTTTAAATATTGAGGAAATGTCGAAAGCCATGAACGAAACTGTTAAGGCCAACGGCATCAAGCAGGGATACATCCGGCTTATTATAACACGCGGCATCGGCACGCTCGGACTCGATCCGTTTATCTGCAAAGACGCATCTATTATAATCATCGCCGACAATGTCCAGCTATACCCCAAAGAGCTCTACGACAAGGGGCTTAAGGTTATCAGCTCAAGCGTTATCCGCAACCACCCGATGAGCCTTTCGCCGCAAATAAAGAGCCTGAACTATCTCAACAATATCATGGCAAAGATCGAAGCAACAGACAGCGGAATGCTCGAGGCTATCATGTATAACCATGAGGGCTACGTTGCCGAGGCTACCGGCGATAATATTTTTATCGTAAAAAACGGGACTATCTTTACCCCTCCGGTCTCCAGCGGCTCACTGAACGGCATTACCAGAGCAACGGTTATCGAACTATCTGATGAGCTCGGCTATGATGTTGTTGAGCAGAATCTTACCCGCTTTGACCTCTACACAGCCGACGAGGTATTCCTCACAGGAACCGCCGCGGAGGTTATCGGAATTGTAGAGATAGACGGCCGCAAAATTGGAGACGGCGCCCCCGGCGAGATCACCAAAGAGCTCAAAGACCAGTTCTTTAAATACGCCAGCGGTGAATAA
- the hcp gene encoding hydroxylamine reductase produces the protein MFCYQCEQTAGGHGCTKMGVCGKQPETSDLQDLLIYLSKAISMYAWRAAELGFRKEEIDRYVVEALFTTVTNVNFDSERIVNFIKKGYNILAEARALYEKAASDQGRQPHKIEVIDSWNPPQTYEEMLAESQGIGIAARLSQLGDDVTGLQELITYGLKGMAAYADHAAILGISDPEVYKFIHEALNFLTADEGRDADALTAMALKVGEVNLRVMEMLDEANTGTYGHPEPTVVRVTPKKGKAILVSGHDLKDLAILLEQTKDKGINIYTHGEMLPCLAYPELKKYPHLAGNYGGAWQDQKKEFDEFPGAILMTTNCIQKPAETYKARIFTTGLVAWPGVTHIADKDFTPVIEAALAEEGFTEDAPEKTITIGFGRNAVMSVAPTVIDAVKAGKIRHFFLVGGCDGAKSGRNYYTEFAQKVPDDCVILTLACGKYRFNKLEFGDIGGIPRLLDIGQCNDAYSAIKIAGALAEAFDCGVNDLPLSIILSWYEQKAVCILLTLLHLGIKNMKLGPTLPAFVSPAVLNVLVENFNIAPIKTADEDLAEILG, from the coding sequence ATGTTTTGTTATCAATGTGAGCAGACCGCAGGAGGTCATGGATGCACCAAAATGGGTGTTTGCGGCAAGCAGCCCGAGACGTCGGATCTTCAGGATCTTTTGATATATTTGAGTAAAGCAATTTCGATGTACGCCTGGCGCGCGGCCGAGCTGGGGTTTCGCAAGGAAGAAATCGACCGCTATGTTGTTGAGGCATTATTTACAACTGTAACTAATGTTAATTTTGATTCTGAGAGAATTGTAAACTTTATTAAGAAAGGTTACAATATACTTGCAGAGGCCCGCGCCCTGTACGAAAAAGCAGCATCTGACCAGGGCCGGCAGCCGCATAAGATCGAGGTTATTGACTCTTGGAATCCGCCCCAGACATACGAGGAAATGCTTGCAGAATCGCAGGGCATCGGCATCGCTGCCAGACTCTCGCAGCTTGGTGATGATGTAACGGGATTGCAGGAGCTGATCACTTACGGGCTAAAAGGCATGGCTGCATACGCTGACCACGCTGCGATTCTGGGAATCAGCGATCCGGAAGTTTACAAATTTATTCACGAGGCTCTTAATTTCCTTACAGCCGATGAAGGCCGCGACGCAGATGCGCTTACAGCGATGGCGCTGAAGGTAGGGGAGGTCAACCTCCGAGTGATGGAGATGCTCGACGAGGCAAACACCGGTACCTACGGCCATCCCGAGCCGACAGTTGTCAGGGTAACACCGAAGAAAGGCAAGGCTATCCTCGTATCAGGCCATGACCTCAAAGACCTGGCTATCCTGCTTGAGCAGACAAAGGACAAGGGCATAAACATCTATACACACGGCGAGATGCTGCCGTGTCTGGCGTATCCGGAACTGAAAAAATACCCGCACCTTGCCGGTAACTACGGCGGGGCATGGCAGGATCAGAAGAAGGAATTCGACGAGTTCCCCGGAGCTATCCTGATGACTACCAACTGTATCCAGAAACCCGCCGAGACATACAAGGCACGTATCTTCACAACAGGCCTGGTAGCCTGGCCGGGCGTTACCCATATCGCTGACAAGGACTTTACGCCGGTTATCGAGGCGGCTCTGGCAGAAGAAGGCTTCACAGAAGACGCCCCTGAAAAGACAATCACAATCGGTTTCGGCCGCAACGCGGTTATGAGCGTGGCTCCGACTGTTATTGACGCGGTCAAGGCCGGCAAGATTCGCCATTTCTTCCTCGTTGGCGGATGCGACGGGGCCAAGAGCGGCAGAAACTACTATACCGAGTTTGCACAGAAAGTGCCCGATGACTGCGTTATCCTGACACTGGCGTGCGGCAAGTACCGCTTCAACAAGCTCGAGTTCGGCGATATCGGCGGTATCCCGCGTCTGCTGGATATTGGTCAGTGCAACGATGCCTACTCGGCAATCAAGATCGCCGGCGCACTGGCAGAGGCGTTTGACTGCGGCGTTAACGACCTGCCGCTCTCGATTATACTAAGCTGGTACGAGCAGAAGGCCGTCTGCATACTCTTGACGCTGCTGCATCTGGGCATAAAGAACATGAAGCTGGGCCCAACCCTGCCGGCATTCGTTAGTCCCGCGGTACTGAATGTGCTGGTTGAAAACTTCAACATAGCACCTATAAAGACAGCAGACGAAGATCTTGCTGAGATACTTGGCTGA
- a CDS encoding RrF2 family transcriptional regulator yields the protein MDIIKRNTDYSLRLIAALAAEKQGSLSAGKLAKECSVSHQLTSKLLQKLASVGIVKSTLGPSGGYRLAREPEEISISDVVETIQGRININACFGEKHRCPLRNKCPFRGKLEELQKEIDSYFAGTTLADMTETDHS from the coding sequence ATGGATATCATAAAACGAAATACAGATTATTCATTGAGATTGATCGCAGCGCTTGCCGCGGAAAAACAGGGCTCGCTCTCGGCCGGCAAACTGGCAAAAGAGTGTTCTGTTTCCCATCAGCTGACAAGTAAACTGCTGCAGAAACTGGCTTCGGTTGGAATTGTGAAAAGTACGCTTGGCCCAAGCGGCGGCTACAGGCTCGCCAGAGAGCCCGAAGAAATATCAATAAGCGATGTCGTTGAAACGATACAGGGCAGGATCAATATAAACGCCTGTTTTGGCGAAAAGCACAGATGCCCTTTGAGAAACAAATGTCCGTTCAGGGGCAAACTCGAAGAGCTCCAAAAAGAGATAGACAGTTATTTTGCAGGGACAACCCTTGCGGATATGACAGAAACAGATCACAGTTAA
- a CDS encoding sulfite exporter TauE/SafE family protein, with protein sequence MLAAADITYMDITAWQWAVMCLCAVLVGLSKTGLPGVGILNVTLLAVIFEAKASTGILLPMLAFADLFAVAYYKRHAQWAHILRLLPPALAGIAAGSLLIRRLENAQVGPLIGVMVLAMLGLNYWRMYRLKDPESVPSHWSFAAGMGFAAGLTTQLANAAGPIMAIYLLAMRFDKNKFIGTAAWYFLILNWLKLPIFISEGRINAESLKAVAFVLPMVIVGVVLGIILLKKLPQKWFNISVTVLVIAAAIKLIITPFL encoded by the coding sequence ATGTTAGCAGCGGCTGATATAACATACATGGATATAACGGCGTGGCAGTGGGCGGTTATGTGCCTCTGCGCGGTGCTTGTAGGTTTGAGCAAAACCGGCCTGCCCGGCGTGGGAATACTAAACGTTACACTCCTGGCGGTCATCTTCGAGGCGAAGGCCTCTACGGGCATACTGCTGCCGATGCTGGCGTTCGCGGACCTGTTTGCCGTGGCGTATTATAAACGGCATGCCCAGTGGGCACATATTCTGCGCCTTCTGCCGCCGGCACTGGCGGGTATCGCTGCCGGCTCGCTGCTGATACGCCGGCTGGAAAATGCGCAGGTCGGCCCGCTGATCGGTGTTATGGTGCTGGCGATGCTGGGGCTCAACTACTGGCGGATGTACCGGCTAAAGGACCCCGAGAGCGTTCCCTCGCACTGGAGCTTCGCTGCCGGCATGGGCTTTGCGGCGGGGCTGACAACACAGCTGGCAAACGCCGCCGGCCCGATTATGGCGATATACCTGCTGGCGATGCGATTCGACAAGAACAAGTTCATCGGCACCGCGGCGTGGTACTTTCTCATACTCAACTGGCTAAAGCTGCCCATATTCATCTCCGAAGGCAGAATCAACGCCGAATCTTTAAAGGCCGTAGCGTTTGTGCTGCCGATGGTTATCGTCGGCGTAGTCCTGGGAATTATTCTGCTCAAAAAACTGCCGCAGAAATGGTTTAACATCAGCGTAACCGTCCTCGTCATCGCCGCGGCAATCAAGCTGATAATAACCCCGTTTCTCTAA
- a CDS encoding type IV pilus twitching motility protein PilT — protein sequence MVYKIENFIAVAEKYNASDLHLSVNDHPRIRINGKLRTLSGEGSTLTKENIESIIQSIQEGTQKERSMQLLETNGSVDYAYQISLGGKPLRYRCQVYRSMGRISIAMRRIKYNIPTFSELRLPEIYENLMKNTEQKGIIIVGGETGSGKSSTLAAMIGYLGRRPDKHIVTIEDPVEYIFRDTKGLIHQREMGLDFPKYSEALRAVLREDPNIIMIGEMRDAETVHAAIKAAETGHLVLTSLHTATAAWTFSRILNFFKEAEHDAVRLNLSYNLLAIMNQMLIPSEQESVGLIPATEVFINTPGVRQYLREKEKESQISDVIKEGHDGMHSFNMSLARLIKEGHIGVTQAEAYSHNPQELEMLVKITDNR from the coding sequence ATGGTTTATAAAATAGAAAATTTCATAGCAGTTGCAGAAAAGTACAATGCATCCGACCTGCATTTGTCTGTCAATGATCATCCGCGCATACGGATTAATGGAAAACTCAGAACATTGTCAGGAGAAGGGTCAACTCTCACAAAAGAAAATATTGAAAGTATTATTCAGTCCATACAGGAGGGCACCCAAAAGGAACGAAGTATGCAACTCCTTGAAACGAATGGTTCTGTAGATTATGCTTACCAAATATCTTTAGGCGGAAAGCCGCTGAGATATCGTTGTCAGGTTTATCGTTCCATGGGCAGGATTTCTATCGCAATGCGGCGGATCAAATATAACATTCCGACATTTTCAGAATTAAGGCTCCCGGAGATTTATGAAAACCTGATGAAAAACACCGAGCAGAAAGGGATAATTATTGTTGGCGGAGAGACCGGCAGTGGAAAATCATCAACCTTAGCCGCAATGATAGGTTATCTGGGCAGACGTCCTGATAAACACATTGTTACCATTGAAGATCCTGTTGAATATATCTTTCGAGATACAAAAGGCTTGATACATCAGAGGGAGATGGGGCTGGATTTTCCGAAATATTCAGAAGCTCTTCGAGCTGTGTTGAGAGAGGATCCGAATATTATTATGATTGGAGAGATGCGAGACGCCGAGACGGTGCATGCTGCGATTAAAGCCGCTGAAACAGGCCATCTTGTGTTGACTTCACTTCATACCGCTACTGCAGCATGGACTTTTAGCCGAATTCTGAATTTCTTCAAGGAAGCTGAACATGATGCGGTAAGGCTCAATCTGAGTTATAATCTCCTTGCTATTATGAACCAGATGCTGATTCCTTCTGAACAGGAATCTGTCGGGCTTATCCCTGCAACAGAAGTATTTATTAACACCCCCGGTGTCAGGCAATATCTTCGGGAAAAGGAAAAGGAATCTCAAATTTCTGATGTCATCAAAGAGGGACATGATGGTATGCACAGTTTCAACATGTCTTTAGCCCGATTAATTAAAGAAGGCCATATAGGGGTCACTCAGGCAGAGGCTTATTCTCATAACCCCCAGGAACTTGAGATGCTTGTTAAGATCACAGACAACAGATAA
- a CDS encoding FprA family A-type flavoprotein, whose amino-acid sequence MNAREIAKGIKVISTVHWERRLFDSLIPLPDGTSYNAYLIQGSKGTALVDTTDPELKHELLDQLESVEHIDYLVTQHSEQDHSGTIPDVLARYPKAKLVCSSKAKDLVLTHLDVAPERIRVVEDGEEISLGDKTLQFVYTPWVHWPETMCTYIPQDKCLLSCDFFGSHVATSDMYVTNKELVYEAAKRYFAEIMMPFRNMIRRNLDKLSGLEIDVIAPSHGPVYNEPDFIVDAYKDWVSPSMKNEVVLPYITMHGSTEMMVKYLVNSLADRGVTTHLFDLSVTDIGKLAISLVDAATLVVGTPTVHIGPHPGVFYAAHLANMLRPKLKYAAIVGSYGWSSKAIEQISGLIPNLKVDVLGTILQKGAPTEDTYKQLDELAEKIANAHKEDELVTTE is encoded by the coding sequence ATGAATGCACGAGAAATAGCAAAAGGAATTAAAGTCATCTCAACAGTCCACTGGGAGCGTCGATTGTTCGATTCACTGATCCCCCTGCCCGACGGCACAAGCTATAACGCTTACCTTATTCAGGGCTCAAAGGGTACCGCTCTGGTAGATACTACCGATCCGGAGCTGAAACATGAACTGCTGGATCAGCTCGAATCTGTGGAGCATATCGATTATCTGGTAACGCAGCACTCAGAACAGGACCATTCGGGTACTATACCTGACGTTCTCGCCCGCTACCCAAAAGCCAAGCTCGTATGCAGCAGCAAGGCCAAAGATCTTGTATTGACACATCTTGATGTTGCTCCAGAGCGTATTCGGGTTGTTGAGGACGGAGAAGAAATTTCACTTGGCGATAAAACCTTGCAGTTTGTTTATACGCCATGGGTTCACTGGCCTGAAACTATGTGTACTTACATTCCGCAAGACAAGTGTCTTTTGAGTTGTGACTTCTTCGGCTCACACGTTGCTACTTCCGATATGTACGTAACAAACAAGGAGCTGGTATATGAAGCGGCAAAACGGTATTTCGCAGAAATAATGATGCCGTTCAGGAATATGATACGCAGAAACCTGGATAAGCTATCTGGTTTGGAGATTGATGTTATCGCTCCAAGCCACGGCCCCGTTTACAATGAGCCGGATTTTATCGTTGATGCCTATAAAGACTGGGTATCGCCGTCAATGAAAAATGAGGTCGTTCTGCCGTATATCACCATGCACGGCAGTACGGAGATGATGGTCAAATACCTTGTCAATTCTCTGGCAGACCGCGGCGTTACGACGCACCTTTTTGACCTGTCCGTAACAGATATCGGTAAGCTCGCTATCTCCCTCGTAGATGCGGCGACACTGGTTGTCGGCACGCCTACGGTTCATATCGGCCCGCACCCAGGCGTATTCTACGCGGCACATCTGGCGAATATGCTTCGCCCGAAGCTCAAATACGCCGCGATTGTCGGTTCATACGGCTGGAGCAGCAAGGCGATTGAGCAGATTTCAGGGCTTATCCCAAATCTTAAGGTAGATGTTCTCGGGACTATTCTCCAAAAGGGCGCTCCCACAGAAGATACCTATAAACAGCTTGATGAGCTGGCAGAGAAAATTGCCAATGCCCATAAGGAAGATGAGCTGGTAACAACTGAATAA